In Corylus avellana chromosome ca2, CavTom2PMs-1.0, the following proteins share a genomic window:
- the LOC132168602 gene encoding hydroxyproline O-galactosyltransferase GALT2 — translation MKRPKSEPPSVRRFKLSHLLLGIAVLYLVFISFKFPQFIEIAAMLSGHDTDVGSEGTMERDSEDSDLSKPFFGSVYKDAFHRKLEDNQNQDAPLMPSKEPLEEGKNGSRPIKPLQHRYGRITGEIMKRRNRTIDLSVLERMADEAWTLGLKAWDEVDKGDGKATGESSILEGQPESCPSWITMTGEELVNGDRLMFLPCGLAAGSSITVVGTPHYAHQEYVPQLAKLRSGNAMVMVSQFMVELQGLKSVDGEEPPKILHLNPRLKGDWSKQPVIEHNTCYRMQWGKAQRCDGLPSKYDEDMLVDGHGRCEKWMRNDIVDSKESKTTSWFKRFIGREQKPEVTWPFPFVEGRLFILTLRAGVDGYHINVGGRHVTSFPYRTGFTLEDATGLAIKGEVDVHSVYATSLPTSHPSFSPQRVLEFSDEWKARPTPKSKIQLFVGVLSATNHFAERMAVRKTWMQATAIKSSSIVVRFFVALNPRKEVNAVLKKEAAYFGDIVILPFMDRYELVVLKTIAICEFGVQNVTTAYIMKCDDDTFVRVDTVLKEIEGISPNKSLYMGNLNLLHRPLRSGKWAVTYEEWPEEVYPPYANGPGYIISSDIAKYVVSQHGNRSLRLFKMEDVSMGMWVEQFNRSTAAVQYSHNWKFCQYGCMENYFTAHYQSPRQMICLWDKLARGRAHCCNFR, via the exons ATGAAGAGGCCGAAAAGTGAGCCTCCCAGTGTAAGGAGGTTCAAATTGTCGCATTTGTTGTTGGGTATAGCGGTTTTATACTTGGTTTTTATATCCTTCAAGTTTCCACAGTTTATAGAGATTGCAGCAATGCTAAGTGGGCATGATACTGATGTTGGATCAGAAGGGACAATGGAAAGGGACTCAGAAGATTCGGATTTAAGCAAACCATTCTTTGGTTCTGTTTATAAGGATGCATTTCACCGGAAATTAGAAGATAACCAAAACCAAGATGCACCATTGATGCCTAGTAAGGAACCATTGGAAGAGGGAAAAAATGGGTCTAGACCTATAAAGCCACTGCAGCACCGATATGGTCGAATAACGGGCGAGATTATGAAGCGGAGGAATAGAACTATTGATTTGTCAGTGCTTGAGAGAATGGCGGATGAGGCTTGGACATTAGGCTTAAAGGCATGGGATGAAGTGGATAAGGGTGATGGAAAGGCGACTGGAGAAAGCTCTATACTTGAGGGGCAACCTGAGTCATGTCCTTCATGGATAACGATGACTGGGGAAGAATTGGTGAATGGAGACAGGTTAATGTTTCTTCCTTGTGGGCTCGCTGCTGGTTCTTCAATTACAGTGGTGGGAACACCCCATTATGCTCACCAGGAATATGTGCCCCAGCTTGCCAAGTTGAGGAGTGGTAATGCCATGGTTATGGTTTCACAGTTCATGGTTGAATTGCAGGGTTTAAAGTCAGTGGATGGAGAGGAACCACCAAAGATTTTACACTTGAATCCTCGACTAAAAGGAGATTGGAGCAAGCAGCCTGTCATTGAGCATAACACCTGTTATAGAATGCAGTGGGGAAAAGCTCAAAGATGTGATGGTTTACCATCCAAGTACGACGAAGATATGCTTG TTGATGGACATGGAAGATGCGAAAAATGGATGCGGAATGATATTGTGGACTCAAAAGAGTCCAAGACAACCTCATGGTTTAAGCGATTTATAGGGCGTGAGCAGAAGCCAGAGGTGACCTGGCCATTTCCTTTCGTGGAGGGCAGATTGTTTATCCTTACCCTGCGTGCTGGTGTTGATGGGTACCATATCAATGTTGGGGGTCGACATGTGACTTCATTTCCATATAGGACA GGGTTTACTCTTGAAGATGCAACAGGACTAGCAATTAAAGGAGAAGTGGATGTCCATTCAGTTTATGCTACGTCTCTCCCTACTTCTCATCCGAGTTTCTCACCTCAAAGAGTATTGGAATTTTCAGACGAGTGGAAAGCTCGTCCTACACCCAAGAGCAAGATTCAACTCTTTGTTGGAGTACTATCTGCTACTAATCACTTTGCTGAACGCATGGCAGTTAGAAAAACTTGGATGCAAGCTACTGCTATCAAGTCTTCAAGTATAGTGGTTCGATTCTTTGTTGCATTG AATCCAAGGAAGGAGGTAAATGCAGTGCTGAAAAAGGAGGCGGCTTACTTTGGTGATATTGTGATTTTGCCATTTATGGATCGCTATGAGCTTGTTGTTCTTAAAACTATTGCTATCTGTGAGTTTGGG GTTCAGAATGTGACCACTGCATACATAATGAAATGTGATGATGACACATTCGTTAGGGTTGACACCGTCCTAAAAGAAATTGAGGGTATCTCTCCAAATAAGTCCCTTTATATGGGCAATCTCAATCTCTTGCATCGCCCTCTCCGAAGTGGAAAATGGGCAGTCACATATGAG GAGTGGCCGGAAGAAGTATATCCTCCTTATGCCAATGGGCCTGGATATATAATTTCCAGTGATATTGCTAAATATGTTGTCTCTCAACATGGCAATCGAAGCCTAAGG CTTTTCAAGATGGAGGATGTAAGCATGGGAATGTGGGTTGAGCAATTTAACAGATCCACAGCGGCGGTCCAATACTCCCACAACTGGAAATTTTGCCAGTATGGGTGTATGGAAAACTATTTCACTGCACATTATCAATCCCCAAGGCAAATGATCTGTCTTTGGGACAAATTGGCGAGGGGTCGGGCTCATTGCTGCAACTTTAGATGA
- the LOC132168601 gene encoding pentatricopeptide repeat-containing protein At1g18485 — protein sequence MASAAAAAAAPPLSLQHHRHHPLIIYRTNRISNNKHSLHPIFTPKFSTHTHTHEIHSPTPTNYSPHNLSLVQEINKLCQQRNLAGALDFLQRNSIHAIYDSVHRAEAMGVLLQACGYQKDIETGRRVHEMVSASTQLSNDFVLNTRLITMYSMCGSPVDSRLVFDGLQRKNLFQWNALVSGYARNELFDEAISSFTKLISVSEFKPDNFTLPCVLKACAGLWDVGLGQVIHGMAMKTGLISDVFVGNALIAMYGKCGFVEEAVKVLECMPERNLVSWNSMICGFSENGCSQESYDILRKILEGEEGLIPDVATIVTVLPVCAGEGQVNMGVVIHGLAVKLGLNEEVMVNNALIDMYSKCCHLTEAHILFTRSHNKNVVSWNSMIGCYSREGDVCRTFDLLRKMQMEEEKMKVNEITILNVLPACSAESELLWLKELHGYSLRHGLQYDELVANAFVAAYAKCGSLSSAEHVFFGIKTKTVNSWNALIGGHAQNGDPQKALYFYFQMTYSGLDPDSFSIGSLLLACSHMKCLRYGKELHGFVLRNGLDMDSFIGISLLSLYIHCRRVLSARILFNRMEEKILVSWNAMIAGYSQNGLPDEALDLFRQMLSYGIKPCEIAIISVFGACSQLSAQRLGKEMHCFALKANLTDDTFVGCSLIDMYAKAGCIEQSQRVFNSLKEKDEASWNVIIAGYGIHGYGKNAIELFEKMQRSGQKPDGLTFIGILMACSHAELIMEGLKYFGLMQSLYGIEPKLEHYACIVDMLGRAGQLAEALKLIHEMPEEPDARIWSSLLSSCRIYGDLDMGVKVAEKLLELEPDKAENYVLLSNLYAGSGKWDDVRRVRQRMKENGLQKDAGRSWIEVGGKVYSFVVGNDMLLKSEEIRNMWRRLEEKISKIGYKPNTESVLHELSEEEKIEVLRGHSEKLAISFGLLKTTKGATLRICKNLRICVDCHNAAKLISKAVEREIVVRDNKRFHHFKDGFCSCRDFW from the coding sequence ATGGCTTCTGCTGCAGCTGCGGCAGCGGCACCACCGCTGTCCCTACAGCACCACCGCCACCACCCTCTCATTATTTACAGAACCAACCGAATATCAAATAACAAGCACTCCCTTCACCCAATCTTCACTCCCAAATTCTCTACCCACACCCATACCCACGAAATACACTCTCCTACTCCAACCAACTACTCGCCTCATAATCTCTCTTTAGTCCAAGAAATCAACAAGCTCTGCCAGCAGCGGAACCTCGCCGGAGCTCTTGACTTTCTTCAAAGAAACTCTATACATGCTATCTATGATTCAGTGCACAGAGCGGAAGCTATGGGTGTTTTACTACAGGCTTGTGGGTACCAAAAGGACATCGAGACCGGCAGGAGAGTTCACGAGATGGTTTCAGCGTCCACCCAGTTGAGCAACGACTTCGTTCTCAATACCCGTCTCATAACAATGTACTCCATGTGTGGCTCTCCTGTAGATTCTCGTTTAGTTTTCGATGGGTTACAGAGGAAGAACTTGTTTCAGTGGAATGCACTCGTTAGTGGGTATGCTAGAAATGAACTTTTTGACGAAGCAATTAGCTCCTTTACTAAGTTGATTTCGGTTTCCGAGTTTAAACCTGATAATTTTACGTTGCCTTGTGTGCTTAAGGCTTGTGCTGGGCTTTGGGATGTGGGGTTGGGGCAGGTGATTCATGGGATGGCAATGAAGACGGGTTTGATTTCTGATGTGTTTGTGGGTAATGCGCTCATTGCAATGTATGGGAAATGTGGGTTTGTTGAGGAAGCAGTGAAGGTGCTTGAATGTATGCCTGAGAGAAACTTGGTTTCTTGGAATTCGATGATTTGTGGGTTTTCTGAAAATGGGTGTTCTCAAGAGAGTTATGATATTCTTAGAAAGATTTTGGAGGGTGAGGAGGGTTTGATACCAGATGTTGCTACTATTGTGACTGTTTTACCGGTGTGTGCAGGAGAAGGACAAGTGAATATGGGAGTGGTAATTCATGGTTTGGCGGTTAAGTTGGGGCTGAATGAGGAAGTAATGGTGAACAATGCCTTGATAGACATGTATTCAAAATGTTGCCACTTAACTGAAGCCCATATTTTATTTACTAGGAGTCATAACAAGAATGTGGTGTCTTGGAATTCCATGATTGGATGTTACTCTAGGGAAGGAGATGTATGCAGAACATTTGATCTCTTGCGGAAAATGCAGATGGAAGAGGAGAAAATGAAGGTGAATGAGATCACCATATTGAATGTTTTGCCAGCTTGTTCAGCAGAATCAGAACTTCTTTGGCTGAAGGAACTTCATGGTTATTCATTGAGACATGGGTTGCAATATGATGAATTGGTCGCTAATGCTTTTGTCGCAGCCTATGCAAAGTGTGGGTCGCTGAGCTCTGCTGAGCACgtattttttggaataaaaacTAAGACAGTGAACTCTTGGAATGCACTTATTGGTGGTCATGCACAAAATGGTGATCCACAAAAGGCTTTATATTTCTACTTTCAAATGACATATTCAGGCTTAGATCCTGACTCGTTTAGCATAGGCAGCCTCCTTTTAGCTTGTTCCCACATGAAATGTTTGCGTTATGGCAAAGAGCTTCATGGATTTGTGTTGCGGAACGGTTTAGATATGGATTCATTTATTGGTATCTCATTACTTTCACTTTACATTCATTGCAGGAGAGTGTTATCTGCAAGGATATTGTTCAATAGGATGGAAGAGAAAATTTTAGTATCTTGGAATGCGATGATTGCTGGTTATTCACAGAATGGACTTCCAGATGAAGCCCTTGATCTCTTCCGTCAAATGCTTTCCTATGGAATTAAACCTTGTGAGATTGCCATAATCAGTGTATTTGGGGCTTGTTCTCAGCTGTCAGCACAGCGTCTGGGAAAGGAAATGCATTGCTTTGCTTTAAAAGCTAACCTAACAGATGACACTTTTGTAGGCTGTTCACTCATAGATATGTATGCAAAAGCTGGCTGCATAGAACAATCTCAAAGAGTTTTTAACAGCTTAAAGGAGAAAGATGAGGCATCATGGAATGTTATAATTGCTGGATATGGAATTCATGGATATGGAAAAAATGCCATTGAgctatttgaaaaaatgcaaagatcAGGCCAGAAGCCTGATGGGCTTACATTTATAGGAATTCTAATGGCATGTAGCCATGCTGAGTTGATTATGGAGGGTTTAAAATATTTCGGCCTGATGCAAAGTTTGTACGGAATAGAGCCAAAATTGGAGCATTATGCATGTATTGTGGACATGTTGGGTCGGGCTGGCCAATTAGCTGAAGCTCTAAAGCTCATACATGAGATGCCTGAAGAACCAGATGCTAGAATCTGGAGTTCATTGCTCAGTTCCTGTAGAATTTATGGTGATCTAGATATGGGGGTGAAAGTTGCAGAAAAGTTACTAGAACTCGAACCGGACAAAGCAGAGAATTATGTGCTACTCTCAAATTTATATGCTGGGTCAGGAAAATGGGATGATGTGAGAAGAGTGAGGCAAAGGATGAAGGAGAATGGTCTTCAGAAAGATGCTGGCCGCAGTTGGATTGAAGTTGGAGGGAAAGTTTATAGCTTTGTTGTTGGTAATGACATGCTGTTGAAGTCCGAAGAGATCCGGAACATGTGGAGAAGATTAGAggaaaaaataagcaaaattgGATACAAACCTAACACGGAATCTGTGCTTCATGAACTTAGCGAAGAGGAGAAGATTGAGGTATTGCGGGGGCATAGTGAGAAGCTTGCAATTTCTTTCGGGTTGTTAAAGACGACCAAAGGTGCAACACTGAGGATCTGCAAAAATCTGCGCATTTGTGTAGATTGTCATAATGCGGCTAAGCTAATATCAAAAGCTGTTGAAAGGGAGATAGTTGTGAGAGACAACAAGCGTTTTCACCATTTCAAAGATGGGTTTTGTTCTTGTAGAGATTTTTGGTAG